One Streptomyces sp. L2 genomic window carries:
- a CDS encoding SRPBCC family protein produces the protein MARRLRPVGIDFVGTAPVRLVFTRDVAAAPEAVFRALAEDVSGWPEWFSAVTSARPTEGGREVRLRGGTRFEESVLVAKAPEVYAYRVDVTNAPGARAWVEEWQLTPAAGGTRIRMTFALDGTAAFRLLWRLVRPGVGRAFRDAARALERRLAG, from the coding sequence ATGGCTCGTCGTCTGCGCCCGGTGGGGATCGACTTCGTCGGGACCGCGCCGGTACGGCTCGTGTTCACCCGGGACGTCGCCGCCGCTCCGGAGGCGGTGTTCCGCGCGCTCGCCGAGGACGTGTCCGGCTGGCCGGAGTGGTTCTCGGCGGTGACCTCGGCCCGTCCGACCGAGGGCGGGCGCGAGGTCCGGCTGCGGGGCGGTACCCGCTTCGAGGAGTCGGTGCTGGTGGCGAAGGCACCGGAGGTGTACGCGTACCGCGTCGACGTGACCAACGCGCCGGGGGCCCGCGCCTGGGTCGAGGAGTGGCAGCTCACCCCGGCCGCCGGCGGGACCCGGATCCGGATGACCTTCGCTCTGGACGGGACCGCCGCGTTCCGTCTTCTGTGGCGCCTGGTCCGTCCGGGCGTGGGCCGCGCCTTCCGGGACGCGGCCCGCGCCCTGGAGCGCCGGCTCGCCGGTTAG
- a CDS encoding DUF6643 family protein, whose amino-acid sequence MTSPRSTYGGGYYSASFPDTPIYDSLVAERGTPQIAPIRVPAAYDMGSSLPALPSALPALPAGPSQAPAYGYPQMTPQPLQQAPTAYIPQQASAPRGYPGPQAPQQRPMAPGTGYEAMRPAAPRPQAPYQDPYNNQQYRGY is encoded by the coding sequence ATGACCTCCCCCCGCTCCACTTATGGTGGCGGCTACTACTCCGCCTCCTTCCCGGACACCCCGATCTACGACTCGCTCGTCGCCGAGCGGGGCACCCCGCAGATCGCCCCGATCCGGGTCCCGGCCGCCTACGACATGGGCAGCAGCCTGCCCGCCCTGCCGTCGGCGCTGCCCGCCCTCCCCGCGGGCCCCTCGCAGGCTCCGGCCTACGGCTATCCGCAGATGACGCCCCAGCCGCTGCAGCAGGCGCCCACGGCGTACATCCCGCAGCAGGCGAGCGCGCCGCGCGGCTATCCGGGACCGCAGGCCCCGCAGCAGCGCCCGATGGCCCCGGGCACGGGGTACGAGGCGATGCGTCCGGCGGCACCGCGACCGCAGGCCCCATACCAGGACCCGTACAACAACCAGCAGTACCGCGGCTACTGA
- a CDS encoding PLP-dependent cysteine synthase family protein, whose translation MSPVPQIRTGDTLDVDRSDVAYRDWLKEAVRKVQADANRSADTHLLRFPLPEHWGIDLYLKDESTHPTGSLKHRLARSLFLYGLCNGWIRPDRPVIEASSGSTAVSEAYFAKLIGVPFIAVMPRTTSAEKCRLIEFHGGRCHFVDDSRKMYEESARLAVETGGHYMDQFTYAERATDWRGNNNIAESIFRQLELERYPEPAWIVATAGTGGTSATLARYVHYMQYDTLVCVADPENSCFFEGWTTGDPDVGCDCGSRIEGIGRPRMEPSFVPGAIDRMMKVPDAASVAAVRALERAIGRKAGGSTGTGLWSALKIVSEMVAQGRTGSVVTLLCDPGDRYLDKYYSDAWLAEQGLDITPYTTAIDTLLATGSWPD comes from the coding sequence GTGAGCCCCGTCCCCCAGATCCGCACCGGCGACACCCTCGACGTCGACCGCAGCGACGTCGCCTACCGCGACTGGCTGAAAGAAGCCGTCCGCAAGGTTCAGGCCGACGCCAACCGCTCGGCGGACACCCACCTGCTGCGCTTCCCGCTGCCCGAGCACTGGGGCATCGACCTGTACCTGAAGGACGAGTCGACGCACCCGACCGGCAGCCTCAAGCACCGCCTCGCCCGCTCGCTGTTCCTCTACGGCCTCTGCAATGGCTGGATCCGGCCGGACCGGCCGGTGATCGAGGCGTCCAGCGGTTCCACTGCCGTCTCCGAGGCCTACTTCGCCAAGCTGATCGGCGTGCCGTTCATCGCGGTGATGCCGCGCACGACGAGCGCCGAGAAGTGCCGTCTGATCGAGTTCCACGGCGGCCGGTGCCACTTCGTGGACGACTCCCGGAAGATGTACGAGGAGTCCGCCCGCCTCGCGGTGGAGACCGGCGGCCACTACATGGACCAGTTCACCTACGCCGAACGGGCGACCGACTGGCGCGGCAACAACAACATCGCCGAGTCGATCTTCCGCCAGCTGGAGCTGGAGCGGTATCCCGAACCCGCCTGGATCGTCGCCACCGCGGGCACCGGCGGCACCTCCGCGACCCTCGCCCGCTACGTCCACTACATGCAGTACGACACCCTCGTCTGCGTCGCCGACCCGGAGAACTCCTGCTTCTTCGAGGGCTGGACCACCGGCGACCCGGACGTCGGCTGCGACTGCGGCTCCCGCATCGAGGGCATCGGCCGCCCGCGCATGGAGCCGAGCTTCGTGCCCGGCGCCATCGACCGCATGATGAAGGTGCCGGACGCGGCCAGCGTCGCCGCCGTGCGCGCCCTGGAGCGGGCCATCGGCCGCAAGGCGGGCGGCTCCACCGGCACCGGCCTGTGGAGCGCGCTGAAGATCGTCTCCGAGATGGTCGCCCAGGGCCGCACCGGCAGCGTGGTCACCCTGCTGTGCGACCCCGGCGACCGCTACCTCGACAAGTACTACTCGGACGCGTGGCTGGCCGAACAGGGCCTCGACATCACGCCGTACACCACCGCCATCGACACCCTGCTCGCGACGGGCAGCTGGCCGGACTGA
- a CDS encoding TerD family protein: MAKGSNAPVPTTALRVELGWRSGAGVPDADASALLLAAGKVRSDGDFVFYNEPAHTSGAVRHEGKRTTGGRVTDTLFVDLARVEGAIERVVLAASADGGTFGQVPDLYIEVSDAAAGGVVARFDSPGATAETAFVLGEFYRRQGGWKFRAVGQGYSSGLEGLATDFGITVDEPQHTAPATAPTAPPVPPPLTTQAPATPAPAPVTLPPPPPGATPVPLPPPPAGATPAPLPPPPNTRPAPVPPPPPAAPAAPAAPVRLSKVTLTKAAPSVSLAKQGGTSGTMRVNLNWQTRKRFGGRWGAGGGDLDLDLCALYELADGRKGVVQALGNAFGSLHRPPYIHLDGDDRTGAVASGENLTINLDHRGDFRRILVFVTIYEGATSFADLHATVTLQPQHGAPVDFSLDECTVPSTVCALALLTNTGGDLVVQREARYLVPERGVSPQRTIDRSYGWGMNWTPGRK, encoded by the coding sequence ATGGCGAAAGGATCGAATGCGCCGGTGCCGACCACGGCCCTGCGCGTCGAATTGGGCTGGCGCTCCGGTGCCGGCGTACCCGACGCGGACGCCTCGGCGCTGCTGTTGGCCGCCGGAAAGGTGCGCTCCGACGGCGACTTCGTCTTCTACAACGAGCCCGCGCACACCTCCGGAGCGGTCCGTCACGAGGGCAAGCGGACGACCGGCGGCCGCGTCACCGACACTCTTTTTGTGGACCTCGCGCGCGTGGAGGGCGCCATCGAGCGCGTCGTCCTCGCCGCGTCCGCGGACGGGGGCACCTTCGGCCAGGTCCCGGACCTCTACATCGAGGTGAGCGACGCGGCCGCCGGCGGTGTCGTCGCCCGCTTCGACAGCCCCGGCGCCACGGCCGAAACCGCGTTCGTGCTCGGCGAGTTCTACCGCCGCCAGGGCGGCTGGAAGTTCCGGGCCGTCGGCCAAGGCTACAGCAGCGGACTCGAAGGCCTCGCGACGGACTTCGGCATCACCGTCGACGAGCCGCAGCACACCGCACCGGCCACCGCTCCGACCGCCCCTCCTGTCCCGCCACCTCTGACGACACAGGCGCCGGCCACCCCGGCCCCGGCTCCCGTCACACTGCCGCCGCCCCCGCCCGGTGCGACGCCTGTCCCGCTGCCCCCGCCCCCGGCCGGTGCGACCCCCGCCCCGCTGCCGCCGCCCCCGAACACCCGGCCCGCTCCCGTGCCCCCGCCGCCCCCGGCCGCCCCGGCAGCGCCCGCCGCCCCGGTCCGTCTGTCCAAGGTCACCCTCACCAAAGCCGCCCCCTCGGTCTCGCTGGCGAAACAGGGCGGCACCTCCGGCACCATGCGGGTCAACCTCAACTGGCAGACCCGCAAACGCTTCGGCGGCCGGTGGGGCGCCGGGGGCGGTGACCTCGATCTGGACCTGTGCGCCCTGTACGAACTCGCGGACGGCCGCAAGGGCGTCGTGCAGGCCCTCGGCAACGCGTTCGGATCGCTGCACCGGCCGCCGTACATCCACCTCGACGGCGACGACCGCACCGGCGCCGTCGCGAGCGGCGAGAACCTCACCATCAACCTCGACCACCGCGGCGACTTCCGGCGCATCCTGGTCTTCGTCACCATCTACGAAGGAGCCACCTCCTTCGCCGACCTGCACGCCACGGTCACTCTCCAGCCGCAGCACGGCGCACCGGTCGACTTCTCCCTGGACGAGTGCACCGTCCCCTCCACGGTGTGCGCGCTCGCCCTCCTCACCAACACCGGCGGCGACCTCGTCGTCCAGCGGGAGGCGCGGTACCTGGTGCCGGAGCGCGGGGTGAGTCCGCAGCGGACCATAGACCGCTCCTACGGGTGGGGCATGAACTGGACGCCCGGCCGCAAGTAG
- a CDS encoding DeoR/GlpR family DNA-binding transcription regulator — protein MSENQNLLAEQRRALILDEVRRRGGVRVNELTRKLGVSDMTVRRDLDALARQGVLEKVHGGAVPVVEASTHEPGFEAKSGLELTAKEDIARSAARLVSPGTAIALSGGTTTYALAQHLLEVPELTVVTNSVRVADVFHAAQRTSGQRQGAATVVLTGGVRTPSDSLVGPVADQAIGSLHFDLLFLGVHGISLEAGLSTPNLAEAETNRRLVQSARRVVVVADHTKWGTVGLSSFAALEQVDTLVTDAGLPGEARAEISEHLRLVVAGETEDDDI, from the coding sequence GTGAGCGAGAATCAGAACCTCCTCGCGGAGCAGCGCCGCGCCCTGATCCTGGACGAGGTCCGGCGCCGGGGCGGTGTGCGGGTCAACGAACTGACCCGCAAGCTCGGCGTGTCGGACATGACCGTGCGCCGCGACCTGGACGCGCTCGCCCGCCAGGGTGTGCTGGAGAAGGTGCACGGCGGCGCGGTGCCGGTGGTCGAGGCGAGCACGCACGAGCCGGGGTTCGAGGCCAAGTCGGGTCTGGAGCTGACCGCCAAGGAGGACATCGCGCGCTCCGCCGCCCGCCTGGTCAGCCCGGGCACGGCGATCGCCCTGTCCGGCGGTACGACGACGTACGCGCTGGCTCAGCACCTGCTGGAGGTGCCCGAGCTGACCGTGGTGACGAACTCGGTGCGGGTCGCGGACGTCTTCCACGCGGCGCAGCGCACCTCGGGGCAGCGGCAGGGCGCGGCCACGGTGGTGCTGACCGGCGGGGTGCGCACGCCGTCCGACTCGCTCGTGGGACCGGTCGCCGACCAGGCGATCGGCAGTCTCCACTTCGACCTGCTCTTCCTGGGCGTACACGGCATATCGCTGGAGGCGGGCCTGTCCACGCCGAACCTCGCGGAGGCCGAGACCAACCGGCGGCTGGTGCAGTCGGCGCGGCGGGTCGTGGTGGTCGCCGACCACACCAAGTGGGGCACGGTGGGCCTGAGTTCGTTCGCCGCCCTGGAGCAGGTGGACACGCTGGTCACCGACGCCGGGCTGCCGGGCGAGGCGCGGGCGGAGATCTCCGAGCACCTGCGGCTGGTGGTGGCGGGCGAGACCGAGGACGACGACATCTGA
- a CDS encoding right-handed parallel beta-helix repeat-containing protein, with amino-acid sequence MAQGTVQVTHTGTSRWRRRTGEYASLAAALEAAADGDVLTVAPGTYRENLVVQRAVTLRGPEGSPGSVRIAPADGVPLTVCASAVVRDLHVEGQDAAAPALLVEEGTPELHDLRIVTRSAAGVEVRGGARPTVRRCTVDNPAGIGIAVLDGAGGVFEECEVVAAGQAGVAVRGGARPRLERCRVHHASGTGLTVTGENSALEAFGCEVYEVRGAGLQVTQAAMAQLTDCDVHRTTADGVTLDTDAVLTLADCRIHDIPENAVDLRSRSVLTLTRTTVRQFGRNGLSVWDPGTRVDANQCEIFDSTGDYPAVWVSDGATVVLDSCRVHDVPDALFVLDRGSRADVVDSDLSQVRNTAVSVSDGATAQLDDCRIREAATGAWFRDHGSGGTLNNCTVDGTQTGVIVTKGADPVIERCTVDSPAEAGFYVSAGGRGSFLGCRVTGSGGYGFHVIDGCRTTLRKCRTERCARGGYEFADGGPDGVAGSGPVVEECTSDESGGPRPPAARETAVETASRPAGLLGAIPGQRSTEQEPLVAASEPEPARTSKAVLGELDALVGLESVKREVRALTDMIEVGRRRQRAGLKAASVKRHLVFTGSPGTGKTTVARLYGEILASLGVLEKGHLVEVSRVDLVGEHIGSTAIRTQEAFQRAHGGVLFIDEAYALSPEDAGRDFGKEAIDTLVKLMEDHRDAVVVIVAGYTAEMERFLSVNPGVASRFSRTITFGDYGPGELLRIVEQQADEHEYRIAPDASEALLTYFTALPKGPAFGNGRTARQTFEAMVERHASRVAQLDDPSTDDLTLLYADDLPDLP; translated from the coding sequence ATGGCACAGGGCACGGTCCAGGTGACGCACACCGGCACATCGCGGTGGCGGCGCCGCACGGGTGAGTACGCGTCGCTCGCCGCCGCCCTGGAGGCCGCCGCCGACGGCGACGTCCTCACCGTCGCACCCGGCACCTACCGGGAGAACCTCGTCGTCCAGCGGGCGGTGACGCTGCGCGGACCGGAGGGCTCCCCGGGCTCGGTGCGGATCGCGCCGGCCGACGGGGTGCCGCTGACGGTGTGCGCCTCGGCCGTGGTGCGGGACCTGCATGTCGAGGGCCAGGACGCGGCCGCGCCCGCGCTGCTCGTCGAGGAGGGCACGCCCGAGCTGCACGACCTGAGGATCGTCACCCGGTCCGCGGCCGGCGTCGAGGTGCGCGGCGGGGCCCGGCCGACCGTGCGCCGCTGCACGGTCGACAACCCGGCCGGCATCGGCATCGCCGTCCTGGACGGCGCGGGCGGGGTGTTCGAGGAGTGCGAGGTCGTCGCGGCCGGGCAGGCGGGCGTCGCCGTCCGCGGCGGTGCCCGGCCCCGGCTGGAGCGCTGCCGGGTGCACCACGCCTCGGGCACCGGGCTGACGGTGACCGGCGAGAACTCCGCGCTGGAGGCGTTCGGTTGCGAGGTGTACGAGGTCCGGGGCGCCGGGCTGCAGGTCACCCAGGCGGCCATGGCGCAGCTGACGGACTGCGACGTGCACCGCACCACCGCCGACGGGGTCACGCTGGACACCGACGCGGTGCTGACGCTGGCCGACTGCCGGATCCACGACATCCCGGAGAACGCGGTGGACCTGCGCTCCCGCTCGGTGCTGACCCTGACCCGGACGACGGTCCGTCAGTTCGGGCGCAACGGCCTGTCGGTGTGGGATCCGGGCACCCGGGTGGACGCCAACCAGTGCGAGATCTTCGACAGCACCGGCGACTACCCGGCGGTGTGGGTGAGCGACGGGGCCACGGTGGTGCTCGACTCGTGCCGGGTGCACGACGTGCCGGACGCCCTGTTCGTGCTGGACCGCGGCTCGCGCGCGGACGTCGTCGACAGCGATCTGTCTCAGGTGCGCAACACGGCGGTGTCGGTGAGCGACGGCGCGACCGCGCAGCTCGACGACTGCCGGATCCGGGAGGCGGCCACCGGCGCCTGGTTCCGTGACCACGGCAGCGGCGGCACGCTCAACAACTGCACCGTGGACGGCACGCAGACCGGGGTGATCGTCACCAAGGGCGCGGACCCGGTCATCGAGCGGTGCACGGTCGACTCCCCCGCCGAGGCGGGCTTCTACGTCTCGGCGGGCGGCCGGGGCAGCTTCCTGGGCTGCCGTGTCACGGGCAGCGGGGGCTACGGCTTCCATGTGATCGACGGCTGCCGCACGACGCTCAGGAAGTGCCGCACGGAGCGGTGCGCCCGCGGGGGCTACGAGTTCGCGGACGGCGGCCCCGACGGGGTGGCCGGGTCGGGCCCGGTGGTGGAGGAGTGCACGAGCGACGAGAGCGGCGGCCCGCGGCCCCCGGCCGCCCGGGAGACGGCGGTGGAGACGGCGTCCCGGCCGGCCGGGCTGCTGGGTGCGATCCCGGGACAGCGCAGCACGGAACAGGAGCCTCTCGTGGCGGCTTCCGAGCCGGAGCCGGCCCGGACGTCGAAGGCCGTCCTCGGTGAACTCGACGCGCTGGTGGGTCTGGAGAGCGTCAAGCGGGAGGTACGGGCGCTGACCGACATGATCGAGGTGGGCCGGCGCCGGCAGCGGGCCGGCCTGAAGGCGGCCTCGGTCAAGCGGCACCTGGTGTTCACCGGCTCCCCCGGCACCGGCAAGACGACGGTCGCCCGGCTCTACGGCGAGATCCTCGCCTCCCTGGGCGTGCTGGAGAAGGGCCACCTGGTGGAGGTGTCCCGGGTGGACCTGGTCGGGGAGCACATCGGCTCGACCGCGATCCGCACCCAGGAGGCCTTCCAGCGGGCGCACGGCGGCGTGCTGTTCATCGACGAGGCGTACGCGCTCTCCCCCGAGGACGCCGGCCGGGACTTCGGCAAGGAGGCCATCGACACGCTCGTGAAGCTGATGGAGGACCACCGGGACGCGGTCGTGGTGATCGTCGCCGGGTACACGGCGGAGATGGAACGCTTCCTGTCCGTCAACCCCGGTGTGGCCTCCCGCTTCTCCCGGACCATCACCTTCGGCGACTACGGCCCCGGAGAACTGCTGCGGATCGTGGAACAGCAGGCCGACGAGCACGAGTACCGGATCGCGCCGGACGCGTCCGAGGCGCTGCTGACGTACTTCACGGCGCTCCCCAAGGGGCCCGCGTTCGGCAACGGCCGCACGGCACGGCAGACGTTCGAGGCGATGGTCGAGCGGCACGCGAGCCGGGTCGCCCAGCTCGACGACCCGAGCACCGACGACCTGACTCTGCTGTACGCCGACGACCTGCCGGACCTGCCCTAG
- a CDS encoding glycosyltransferase: MSAIVWIAVVSLLSWLWLSLCQGFFWRTDVRLPPRDDPGVWPSVAVVVPARDEAEVLPLSLPSLLAQDYPGRAEVFLVDDGSTDGTGEVARELAARTGGLPLTVGSPGEPPAGWTGKLWAVRHGIGLARAREPEFLLLTDADIAHAPDSLRTLVAAARTGGFDMVSQMARLRVESLWERLVVPAFVYFFAQLYPFRWIGRRGSRTAAAAGGCVLLRAGAAERARIPDAIRHAVIDDVALARAVKGGGGHIWLGLAERVDSVRPYPRLHDLWRMVSRSAYAQLRHNPLLLLGTVAGLALVYLVPPAAVVAGAVAGSAATMAAGALAWAVMTATYLPMLRYYGQPLWLAPLLPFTAFLYLLMTVDSAVQHYRGRGAAWKGRTYARPGAVPDEG; encoded by the coding sequence GTGAGCGCCATCGTGTGGATCGCCGTCGTGTCCCTCCTCTCCTGGTTGTGGCTGTCGCTCTGTCAGGGCTTCTTCTGGCGCACCGATGTGCGGCTGCCGCCCCGAGACGATCCGGGGGTGTGGCCGTCGGTGGCCGTCGTGGTCCCCGCGCGGGACGAGGCCGAGGTGCTGCCGCTGAGCCTGCCCTCGCTGCTGGCGCAGGACTATCCGGGGCGGGCCGAGGTCTTCCTCGTCGACGACGGCAGCACGGACGGCACCGGTGAAGTGGCCCGCGAGCTGGCCGCGCGGACCGGGGGGCTGCCGCTCACGGTGGGCTCCCCCGGTGAGCCGCCGGCGGGCTGGACGGGCAAGCTGTGGGCGGTGCGGCACGGCATCGGTCTGGCACGCGCGCGTGAGCCCGAGTTCCTGCTGCTGACGGACGCGGACATCGCGCACGCGCCGGACAGCCTGCGCACGCTGGTGGCGGCAGCCCGCACCGGGGGCTTCGACATGGTGTCGCAGATGGCCCGGCTGCGGGTGGAGAGCCTGTGGGAGCGGCTCGTGGTGCCGGCGTTCGTCTACTTCTTCGCGCAGCTGTACCCGTTCCGGTGGATCGGCCGGCGAGGGTCGCGGACGGCGGCCGCGGCGGGCGGCTGTGTGCTGCTGCGCGCCGGCGCGGCCGAGCGGGCGCGGATCCCGGACGCCATCCGGCACGCCGTCATCGACGACGTGGCGCTCGCGCGCGCGGTGAAGGGCGGTGGCGGACACATCTGGCTGGGGCTGGCCGAGCGGGTGGACAGCGTGCGGCCCTACCCGCGGCTGCACGACCTGTGGCGGATGGTCTCGCGCAGCGCGTACGCGCAGCTGCGGCACAACCCGCTGCTGCTCCTCGGCACGGTCGCGGGTCTGGCGCTGGTGTACCTGGTGCCGCCGGCGGCGGTCGTGGCGGGCGCGGTCGCGGGCAGTGCGGCGACGATGGCGGCCGGTGCGCTGGCGTGGGCGGTGATGACGGCGACGTACCTGCCGATGCTCCGTTACTACGGGCAGCCGCTGTGGCTCGCCCCGCTGCTGCCGTTCACCGCGTTCCTCTATCTCCTCATGACGGTCGATTCGGCCGTGCAGCACTACCGGGGGCGCGGGGCCGCCTGGAAGGGCCGGACGTACGCGCGTCCGGGTGCCGTGCCGGACGAGGGCTGA
- a CDS encoding MOSC N-terminal beta barrel domain-containing protein — protein MGYAELQSIHVHPVKALRGFSPREAVVEPWGLAGDRRWVLIDDGGKVVTQREQPRLALAAAEPMPGGGIRLSAPGHEPLAVAVPEPTVTVPVDIFGTKVEAVPAAEAAHAWCSTYLGAGARLVHMDDPAARRPLDPDFARPGETVSFADGYPLMVTTVASLDSLNSLIAAGDRAAEGPLPMNRFRPSVVVAGTEPWAEDDWSRLAVGEVEFRVTKPCARCVVTTTGQDTGVRGREPLRTLARYRRFGQSLLFGQNLVPLSPGVIRVGDPVRILA, from the coding sequence ATGGGGTACGCCGAGCTGCAGTCGATCCACGTCCATCCGGTCAAGGCGCTCCGGGGCTTCTCGCCCCGGGAGGCCGTGGTGGAGCCATGGGGCCTGGCCGGTGACCGCCGCTGGGTGCTGATCGACGACGGGGGAAAGGTCGTCACCCAGCGGGAGCAGCCGCGCCTCGCACTGGCCGCCGCCGAGCCGATGCCCGGCGGCGGCATCCGGCTGTCCGCGCCCGGACACGAGCCGCTGGCGGTGGCCGTGCCGGAGCCCACCGTGACCGTGCCGGTGGACATCTTCGGCACGAAGGTCGAGGCGGTGCCGGCGGCGGAGGCCGCCCATGCCTGGTGCTCCACGTATCTGGGGGCCGGGGCGCGGCTGGTCCACATGGACGACCCGGCCGCCCGCCGCCCGCTCGACCCCGACTTCGCCCGGCCCGGCGAGACGGTGAGCTTCGCCGACGGCTACCCCCTGATGGTGACCACCGTCGCCTCCCTGGACTCGCTGAACTCCCTGATCGCCGCGGGCGATCGCGCGGCCGAGGGCCCCCTGCCCATGAACCGTTTCCGGCCGAGCGTGGTCGTCGCCGGGACCGAGCCGTGGGCCGAGGACGACTGGTCGCGCCTCGCGGTCGGCGAGGTCGAGTTCCGGGTGACCAAGCCGTGCGCGCGCTGCGTCGTCACGACGACCGGCCAGGACACGGGCGTCCGCGGCCGGGAACCGCTGCGGACGCTGGCGCGCTACCGCCGGTTCGGACAGAGCCTCCTGTTCGGTCAGAACCTGGTGCCCCTCTCCCCCGGCGTCATCCGAGTCGGGGACCCGGTGCGGATCCTCGCGTAG
- a CDS encoding aspartate/glutamate racemase family protein produces MKIALMDSGIGLLPAAAAVRRLRPDAELVLSWDPDGMPWGPRTPEDITERAIAVAEAAAAHRPDVLIVACNTASVHSLPQMRARFEPQLPIIGTVPAIKPAAAGGGPVAIWATPATTGSAYQRDLIDRFADGVTVTEVPCPGLADAVHHADEAAVSVAVAAAAARTPDDVTTVVMGCTNYELVADRIRAAVQRPGRPPLILHGSAGAVAAQALRRIGAEPQPDAPAETALTVLLSGREAELPDTALSYAEGRLLTAVGPLADRR; encoded by the coding sequence GTGAAGATCGCGCTCATGGACTCCGGAATCGGCCTCCTCCCCGCCGCCGCCGCGGTACGCCGGCTGCGGCCCGACGCGGAGCTGGTGCTGTCCTGGGACCCGGACGGCATGCCGTGGGGCCCGCGCACCCCCGAGGACATCACCGAGCGGGCCATCGCCGTGGCCGAGGCCGCCGCCGCGCACCGGCCCGACGTGCTGATCGTCGCCTGCAACACGGCCTCCGTGCACTCCCTGCCGCAGATGCGCGCGCGGTTCGAACCACAGCTGCCGATCATCGGCACCGTCCCGGCGATCAAGCCGGCCGCGGCGGGCGGCGGGCCCGTGGCCATCTGGGCGACCCCCGCCACCACCGGGAGCGCCTACCAGCGCGACCTGATCGACCGGTTCGCCGACGGTGTGACCGTCACCGAGGTGCCCTGCCCAGGGCTCGCGGACGCCGTGCACCACGCCGACGAGGCGGCCGTCTCCGTCGCCGTCGCCGCCGCGGCCGCCCGCACCCCCGACGACGTGACCACCGTCGTCATGGGCTGCACCAACTACGAACTGGTCGCCGACCGCATCCGCGCCGCCGTCCAGCGGCCCGGCCGACCGCCGCTCATCCTGCACGGGTCCGCCGGCGCCGTCGCCGCCCAGGCGCTGCGCCGTATCGGAGCGGAGCCGCAACCGGACGCCCCCGCGGAGACCGCGCTCACCGTGCTGCTCAGCGGACGTGAGGCGGAACTGCCCGACACCGCGCTGAGCTACGCGGAGGGGCGGCTGCTGACCGCCGTCGGCCCCCTCGCCGACCGGCGCTGA
- a CDS encoding O-antigen ligase family protein encodes MILLGICAAWSLITAAVHDGRPEGMLLAVLAVAAGYAAGRISGALLPVAAPCAGSLAGLALAVTVPDLSPGPRFAAPLGHAGATAALLALATGAACCAAWAARSPALRLGLRLLAAGIALSGAALGSAGGCAAGAAVLLCSLAAGSMRHRGPGIAGLGLASALVAAVTWAVAGGILPEGLGSALEGRLTPQRVQLWQDALRLAHRNTGLGVGPGRFGELSPAVPQLLQPDGKPHSAPLQQAAEQGVPGVLLLAAAFAWILYALWRTPRSTPIALTAGAALTAVAALAMLGDALSFTAVTAGVGLLAGWATSRPWTAPDTPGSP; translated from the coding sequence ATGATCCTGCTGGGGATCTGCGCCGCCTGGTCCCTGATCACGGCGGCGGTCCACGACGGGCGGCCCGAGGGCATGCTCCTCGCGGTGCTCGCCGTGGCCGCCGGATACGCGGCGGGCCGGATCTCCGGCGCGCTGCTTCCGGTGGCCGCGCCCTGCGCCGGATCGCTCGCCGGACTCGCCCTCGCCGTCACGGTGCCCGACCTCTCCCCCGGCCCCCGGTTCGCCGCGCCGCTCGGGCACGCCGGTGCCACGGCGGCGCTGCTGGCGCTGGCCACGGGCGCTGCCTGCTGCGCCGCCTGGGCCGCGCGATCGCCCGCGCTGCGGCTGGGCCTGCGCCTGCTCGCCGCCGGGATCGCGCTGTCCGGTGCCGCCCTGGGTTCGGCCGGCGGCTGCGCGGCCGGGGCGGCTGTGCTGTTGTGCTCCCTCGCCGCGGGGTCGATGCGGCACCGGGGCCCCGGGATCGCGGGCCTGGGCCTGGCCTCGGCCCTGGTGGCGGCGGTGACCTGGGCCGTCGCCGGCGGCATCCTGCCCGAGGGGCTCGGCTCGGCCCTCGAAGGACGGCTCACCCCGCAGCGGGTCCAGCTGTGGCAGGACGCCCTCCGGCTGGCCCACCGCAACACCGGCCTCGGCGTCGGTCCGGGCCGCTTCGGCGAGCTGAGCCCCGCCGTGCCCCAGCTCCTCCAGCCCGACGGCAAACCGCACTCGGCCCCGCTCCAGCAGGCGGCGGAACAGGGCGTGCCGGGGGTCCTCCTGCTCGCCGCCGCCTTCGCCTGGATCCTCTACGCCCTGTGGCGCACCCCGCGCTCCACCCCGATCGCCCTCACCGCGGGCGCGGCCCTGACAGCCGTGGCCGCCCTCGCCATGCTGGGCGACGCCCTGAGCTTCACAGCGGTGACCGCGGGCGTGGGCCTCCTGGCAGGCTGGGCAACATCCCGCCCATGGACCGCCCCGGACACCCCGGGATCGCCCTAG